The following DNA comes from Augochlora pura isolate Apur16 chromosome 6, APUR_v2.2.1, whole genome shotgun sequence.
TCATTTCGCGTGAACTGTATTTATGTTCTTGAAATGATAATAAgttgcatattatattattctgaaCAGCTTGTTTGatagaaaacaaataaattaatacaagtGCATATACAGGTAACAATATGGTTAAACATTTGTAggtaatgtaaatataatgttatctAACTATAaggttgaataattttttaggttCGAGGCAGAAATTGGTGGCCAGTTAGTTACACCAATTGTTAGACCTGTAATCGGTGCAAATACATATAATCAAGTAGCTAGACAATTAGAACAACATGAATTACCTTCACCAGTTGTTgctgcagcagcagcaacattAGCTTTTCCACCGATGATTGGGtttccaccaccaccacctcctccaccGCCCCCACCTCCGCCACCTCCAATGTTAATACCACAGCAAGTAGCAAGACaaggtaaattattatacaactaGTTAATATATAGGTATGTTTCTGTACTATATATTTCCTATAACAATGTTTTTGTGATATAGGTACGGTTCCTTCTATTACAACATATTCATCACCTGCACAGATAAGTAACCCGTATTTACCAAACATGGTGGACCCATGTTTAACTGCCACACCAAAAACATATGAATCCACATCAGCACCAATGATTCATCcagaaattattgaacagATTATCAATACAAAGATCCCAGAAGATGAGAGTAAGAAAAAACCAAAGGTAAAAGGAGTTAGCACTGCAGCAGAATTAGCCATTAGTCAAGGAAAAGCAAGTTCTATTATGGCAAATGCTAGTGCAGAAGAAAGTCATCCAAAGGgcaaaggaaagaaaaacaagaaaatagtTCGGATGGCTGGTGGACAAATATGGGAAGATCCATCGTTGTTAGAATGGGATGAaggtaattattttacaatctcGTAGTAtcatttatgaattttcttctgttttcaatattgtttataatgtttcctttttatatGCAGATGATTTCCGAATATTTTGTGGAGACCTAGGAAATGATGTCACAGACGAAATGTTGGTTAGAGTGTTCGGCAAATATCCTAGTTTTCAAAAAGCGAAAGTAGTTAGGGACAAAAGAACGAACAAAACGAAAGGTTTCGGATTCGTTTCCTTCAAAGATCCGCAGGATTTCATCAAAGCAATGAAAGAGATGAATGGtgagttgaaaaataattgatcatttatttattttacagcttCTTTTTAAGTTATGTACGAGAAAAGGTGTCTGAGGTAGAATTTATAGTGAAATGAAACTTGTTCTAAATTAAGTTTTTATAGATGTACATTTAAGAATTTCTAGGAGTATTTGTGCAGTTGCCCAAATTATGAGATCATTTAATGCTGTAGTACTTCGATTGGTAGATTTTTCTCATTTGCCAAATGGGCCCCATCCGTAAGATATAAACAATTGTGGTATTATCGAATATTGTCTTCTTGGCTGTGGTGAACCTCCATTGCGCAATGCGATACGATAATCAGGATGTGTTGCAGAAGGTGTAGAAGCATCGTTTGTTTTTGGCGCTTCTTGTTGTGTAGTACCTTGAACAATTTCACATATTAGTATTTCCAAGCTATAatctattgtttttattatttgacagtttttaatatattctcaCTGGCATGATTTGTACGGAGACTATGAGGACTCATGTAAAGAACAGAAAACGGCATTCCGCTAGCACCCCAGCTACGTGACATAATTATATCCTTCTtcggtaatttatttttagcttGCTTAGTATTTTGCAACAATGCATCAGCCCGTTTATCTATCACAGGAACATTCTCGCCCCACGAGTCTATGAGCGTGTTAGGATCCACGCTCGCTGCTTCTCTTCGTACATGTAATCTGGAAgtcatagaaaaattaatttttaatcaaggTTCTTGAGGATACCaaatcgtttcattttaaaactgaGATGCATACTTTGGTTTGACTTCTTCTATAGGAATATTCCCGTAAATTTCTTCCATTACTGGCAATATTTCCGAGCAAGGTTCATTAGCGGGACAGGGGGACACCACAGCGTTAATCGCATTTCTGTTTAGATTATTCTTGAAATCGGTCAGAGGAACAGCCAGAACCAAACTTGAAAGTGGGGTAAACGCGGAAATGAGGATAACAATCGGGGGTATCATTTTTGTTAGGCTTTTCGTTCGTTATCGATCTCGTATTCGTCAGACGTTTCTTCCTCGAAACGTGTATCGTGGTTTGGATACAGCGGCGCGTTGTTTCCTTTCTCCTTTCCAATCCTGAAAAACGCAGTAATCTGTAAAAAACCTCGAGTGGCTGATCctcttttcatttctaataTGATCCAAGAAAAGTAACagctattaaaattcataaagtACATtactttaaaagaaataagatCTCAAACCGAAAAATGTTATCCTTTCTTGTGGACATAGTTAAATATGATACAATCACCCGATttgtaatttacataaaaaagaaagaatgatttttagtttatttaaaattgacattGTAGGAAGAACAGAAGTTTAAGTATTCCTTACAGGGTCATATTGAGCGCAACGGGTAAAAATGATACTTTGGTCACTTCGGAAATGCAAGCACGTGGGCTTGAACAGTGTCGAGTTGTTATCCTGAACTAAACcacgattataaattaaatcaaaagcTGGTGACGATGCCAGTAGAAATGCGTAAGACGATTGCGCTGTCTCGATGACTGTTATTAGGACGCTCGCAAATTCCCTATTCGACGACAGGGGATTGGGCTGTTTACATTTTCGAGATATTTCTGCAATGGGTGCGACTATTTATACAACATTCCAGCTTAATTTAGTACAACGAAACTCCCACACTTGCCGATTTTAGTGACTATATCACTGGCCTGTGACGGAACAAAGCTTTGTCATTGCCATGCGGACATTGATTGGTAGCAAATACTGTCGTATTAATTATAGGAGAATCAAATTGATTAGAAAATTAGATTGTTAACAagcatatatttttactagtGTGACTAAAGAATTTTGTCgtattttttttacagtttttaaaaaacaaacttttctttttatacaaaataatcggAAATTCGCTGTAAGCGTGTGcctgtttttaaaattacttttatattgttagaTAAATTTTCTTGATAATAATGTAGCAATTTTGATGTGCATAAGAAGTGCATTAGAGACGTGACACGTGTTTCCTAAATCGAAACCTTTACATTTCTCTTCATATAAAACAGTTTCTTTGGAGCCAGCACCATGTATCGTCGTTTTTGCTTTAAGCTGGAGTTCAAAAAAATACTGGTCTGAGtttccaaaaatttcaatagCATCTCTCTTCTTTTGGAGTAATCTCTTTTATGCATTGATGCAGTTTCCCTATTCCTTCTATCACGTGTTAAGAGCTTTCTGGGGGATTGTATCAAGTTAAGCAGctgttgcaatttatttttaatttattccaagACGTTTAGATTTGGGAAAGGAAAAGTTAGCAGATTTATTGTTATGtgacttcattttatttttaagaatgaAATTGAAGCCATGTTTTGTCGATATCTGGTCAATGGATTCATATCCAATGGATTTTATAAACACCAATGATATTTTGATAAGTATTTGTTTGAATGTTGAGAAATTAACGTTATTGCTTGGATTTCTAATATTCCTTAGCatgtagaaaatatagaaagtattttcaatttattcgaatcgttcACCCGACTTTCGCGATTAACTCTTTGTAATGATGAAGAACTCATAAGGGGTGAGAAATATCGATGAGAAATAGCGTGGGTGACTTCGGTAACACCAATCTGAGACGATGACCCGTAAACTAACCCGTAAAGTACGCGTTATAAAGATAATTGGACCATGCCTAGGATCAATTTGCTTTCAGAAAAAGGTGTTTAAAATGCGGTGGTCTTGAACCCCCCTGGtccaatatttgaaaatttgatacTCTTCTCTAGCATATTTCTgtacttattaatatttatcgcgtcgaTTACTGTGTGGCTCATATTCGAATAAGGTGGTCTTcatagttaattaatttttatacacagATATCGTGTTAAACAAATCTTTTCAGGTTATTCTAGATGTGACAAAGTTAAGACTGTAAACGTAAAAAAATCTTTTGCTCTAATTTTGGTATTCAACTTGTTAACAGTTTTCCTATTATAgcttatgaaataatttgctTGTGACTTATACTAGAAgacaaattcaaataaatttgtttcagtAAAAAGGAAAACTTTTCATATAAcgaggaatattttaattaatttgactgCAATaagtgaaattgtttttca
Coding sequences within:
- the LOC144471474 gene encoding uncharacterized protein LOC144471474, with the protein product MEDKLRQMEDEMNRFEAEIGGQLVTPIVRPVIGANTYNQVARQLEQHELPSPVVAAAAATLAFPPMIGFPPPPPPPPPPPPPPPMLIPQQVARQGTVPSITTYSSPAQISNPYLPNMVDPCLTATPKTYESTSAPMIHPEIIEQIINTKIPEDESKKKPKVKGVSTAAELAISQGKASSIMANASAEESHPKGKGKKNKKIVRMAGGQIWEDPSLLEWDEDDFRIFCGDLGNDVTDEMLVRVFGKYPSFQKAKVVRDKRTNKTKGFGFVSFKDPQDFIKAMKEMNGRYVGSRPIKLRKSSWKQRNLESVRKKEKEKQALIGLLTGR
- the LOC144471475 gene encoding uncharacterized protein LOC144471475, which produces MIPPIVILISAFTPLSSLVLAVPLTDFKNNLNRNAINAVVSPCPANEPCSEILPVMEEIYGNIPIEEVKPKLHVRREAASVDPNTLIDSWGENVPVIDKRADALLQNTKQAKNKLPKKDIIMSRSWGASGMPFSVLYMSPHSLRTNHASTTQQEAPKTNDASTPSATHPDYRIALRNGGSPQPRRQYSIIPQLFISYGWGPFGK